A region of the Romboutsia hominis genome:
TATCCAAATCTGTCCTCTTGATTAGTTGCATTTAATAAATGATTTACAGCCTCAGCAAGTCCAACTATACCAAACATTCCTGAGAATAACTCTTTTTTAATAAATCCTTCTAATACAAGGAAGTTTGATTTAAAGAATGCTGCTTCTTCTACTAAAAATCTTATTCTTTCATCTATATACTCAAGCATCTTTTGTGTAACAAAAGGTATTTTATTTTCTATAAAATCATCAACAGAACTTGATTCTTCTGCTAATCTACTAAGAACAAGTCTAACTAGGGTATATCCCCCTCCACCTATTAAAAATCCATTGTAACAACTTGCAAGTGCATATTTTTCAGTTTTAAAATCAACAACATCCATCTTATGATTTGCAAAACTTGGCTTAGCTGTAGATAATGCTGTTTGTGCACATAGTGCTATAAATTCTTTTGATGTTAAGTCTTTATCATATTTAACTGTTAAATTTGGTACTGCACATTGTAATTCGCTCATTGCTTTAAGTATAAGTCTACCAGCTTTAGTATCTATTGGACCTATGTTTGCATGAACAAATGAATCAGTAAGTGTTCTATCTATGTGTTTTAAGTATAATTTTATAGCCTTGTAAGCTTCTTCTTCATCTTTTACAAAAGGCTCTAAAAGTTCATCTATATTCCCTAAATATACTGGATATGATGTTATTGATGGAACATGCTTGTAAAATATTAATAAGTTATTAGTTGCTTCCCATATATCATTAGGTACATCAAGTTCTAAAAACTTGCATCCTTCTTTCATTAGTTTTTCATAATCTGGTATAACATATCTTGGTCTGTAAGGAGCATTACCTTCAAACATTGTGCATATTATATTTTTTTCTAGCAAAGGTTTAGTTTCTTCATCTATATTTAATACATTAAGAGTACTTTCTCCTTGACCTGCTAGCTGTAGTACTTGTTGATTATAAGTTAAAGTTTCATTTTTTATAATGTTTAGTGCTTGGTTCATATATTTTCCCCCTATAATTTATATTAATTATTTACTTTTAATTGAATCTAGTTTATTTAATAATTTATAAAACTGTTCTTTATTTATTGATATATATTTTCTATTTACACAAATTAATTTTTCTTCTTTTAATTCTTTTAAGTTTCTATTTATTGTTCTTATAGAAAATCCTAATACTGACCCTATTTCTTCTCTTGTTTTATATATATATACA
Encoded here:
- a CDS encoding YjjI family glycine radical enzyme, which encodes MNQALNIIKNETLTYNQQVLQLAGQGESTLNVLNIDEETKPLLEKNIICTMFEGNAPYRPRYVIPDYEKLMKEGCKFLELDVPNDIWEATNNLLIFYKHVPSITSYPVYLGNIDELLEPFVKDEEEAYKAIKLYLKHIDRTLTDSFVHANIGPIDTKAGRLILKAMSELQCAVPNLTVKYDKDLTSKEFIALCAQTALSTAKPSFANHKMDVVDFKTEKYALASCYNGFLIGGGGYTLVRLVLSRLAEESSSVDDFIENKIPFVTQKMLEYIDERIRFLVEEAAFFKSNFLVLEGFIKKELFSGMFGIVGLAEAVNHLLNATNQEDRFGYSKEANELGLRIIENINSIVTSHKSKYTGCFGGQHLMHAQVGIDTDTGISPGCRIPVGEEPELFKHIIQSAPYHKYFFNGIGDIFVFEDTYKDNPEAIVNVIDGAFKTGIRYISAYSDSSDVVRVTGYLVKKSEVNQLESGNAVKNNATVFGMNAKHGSKAFDRKRRA